From a single Saimiri boliviensis isolate mSaiBol1 chromosome 7, mSaiBol1.pri, whole genome shotgun sequence genomic region:
- the LOC101037365 gene encoding LOW QUALITY PROTEIN: E3 ubiquitin-protein ligase HECTD1-like (The sequence of the model RefSeq protein was modified relative to this genomic sequence to represent the inferred CDS: substituted 1 base at 1 genomic stop codon), protein MADVDPGTLLEWLQMGQGDKRDMQLKALEQLCMLLLMPGNVHRCFETCPPPTFLPALCKIFLDGSAPDNVLEVTACALTYYLDVSVECTRRIVGVDGAIKALCNRLVVVELNNRTSRDLAEQCVRVTERICTRESGAVFEAGLLNCVLPFIRDSGHLVHKDTLHSVMAVVSRLCGKMEPQDSSLEICVESLSSLLKHEDHQVSDAALRCFASLADXFTCRGADPAPLTKHGLTEELLSPMAAAGGTVSGPSSACRLSRSTTEAPTTTADSKLSNQMSTIVSLLSTLCRGSPVVTHDLLRSECPDSIKSALQGDERYVLDTKRLVDLLLVLLFEGQKALPKSSAGSTGRIPGLRRLGSSGERSHQQLIDCIRSKDTDALIDAIDTGGQKMFF, encoded by the coding sequence ATGGCAGATGTGGACCCAGGTACTTTGCTGGAATGGCTGCAGATGGGACAGGGAGATAAAAGGGACATGCAACTAAAAGCCCTTGAACAGCTATGCATGCTGCTTTTGATGCCTGGCAACGTGCATCGTTGCTTTGAAACATGTCCTCCTCCAACTTTCTTACCAGCTCTCTGTAAAATTTTTCTTGATGGAAGTGCTCCAGACAATGTATTAGAAGTGACAGCCTGTGCCCTAACATACTACCTGGATGTATCTGTGGAATGTACTCGAAGGATTGTTGGGGTAGATGGAGCTATAAAAGCACTTTGTAATCGGTTAGTTGTAGTTGAACTTAACAACAGGACTAGCAGAGACTTAGCTGAACAATGTGTAAGGGTAACAGAACGGATATGTACTCGTGAGTCGGGAGCAGTCTTTGAGGCTGGGCTTTTGAATTGTGTGCTTCCCTTCATTCGTGACAGTGGACATCTAGTTCATAAAGACACCTTGCACTCTGTCATGGCTGTGGTATCAAGACTCTGTGGCAAAATGGAGCCTCAAGATTCTTCTTTAGAAATTTGTGTAGAATCTCTGTCTAGTTTATTAAAACATGAAGATCATCAGGTTTCAGATGCAGCTCTGCGATGCTTTGCATCACTGGCTGACTGATTTACCTGTCGTGGTGCTGACCCAGCTCCGTTAACCAAGCATGGATTAACCGAGGAGCTGCTCTCTCCAATGGCTGCTGCCGGAGGTACTGTATCAGGACCATCATCAGCATGCAGACTGAGTCGCAGCACCACAGAAGCTCCTACCACAACTGCAGATTCCAAATTGAGTAATCAGATGTCAACAATTGTAAGTCTGCTCTCAACACTTTGCAGAGGCTCTCCGGTAGTAACACatgatctcctgaggtcagagtGTCCAGATTCAATCAAAAGTGCATTGCAGGGTGATGAAAGATATGTGCTTGATACTAAGCGTTTGGTTGACCTTCTCTTGGTGCTGCTATTTGAAGGACAAAAAGCTTTGCCAAAGTCCAGTGCTGGATCTACAGGCAGAATCCCAGGACTCCGGAGATTAGGTAGTTCTGGAGAGCGCTCACATCAGCAGCTTATAGATTGTATTCGAAGTAAAGATACTGATGCACTTATTGATGCAATTGACACAGGAggtcagaaaatgtttttttga